The following proteins are encoded in a genomic region of Sulfurimonas sp. HSL3-7:
- the ribA gene encoding GTP cyclohydrolase II gives MNIKISDVANLPSRFGDFKVKAFKEGHKEHLVIFKEPLDETPIVRVHSECLTGDAIGSLKCDCRDQLEFALSTIEKEGGMVIYLRQEGRNIGLLNKINAYALQDKGFNTVEANHQLGFAADERTYEIVTTVLEHFGIKKIRLLTNNPAKINSLENIEIIERLPIIIDPNIHNEGYLQVKKDEMGHLL, from the coding sequence ATGAATATAAAAATTTCTGATGTAGCAAATCTTCCGTCGCGTTTCGGCGACTTTAAAGTCAAAGCGTTTAAAGAGGGGCACAAAGAGCATTTGGTCATCTTTAAAGAACCCCTTGATGAAACACCGATTGTCCGCGTCCATTCCGAATGCCTTACCGGTGATGCCATAGGCAGCCTGAAATGCGACTGCCGTGACCAGCTGGAGTTCGCGCTTAGCACCATAGAAAAAGAGGGCGGTATGGTGATCTACCTTCGGCAGGAGGGACGCAATATCGGCCTGCTGAACAAAATCAACGCCTATGCGCTGCAGGACAAAGGTTTCAATACCGTCGAAGCCAACCACCAGCTCGGCTTTGCGGCAGATGAACGCACCTATGAGATCGTGACCACCGTTTTGGAACACTTCGGCATCAAAAAGATACGTCTGCTCACCAACAATCCTGCCAAGATCAACTCTTTGGAGAACATCGAGATCATTGAAAGACTGCCGATCATCATCGATCCGAATATACACAATGAAGGGTACCTTCAAGTCAAAAAAGATGAAATGGGGCACCTGCTTTAA
- a CDS encoding EAL domain-containing protein → MTETILYFLSRFSVKFKVGFIILFLITGIVFWNLSYISMNYDAYEQKISVSESLEKARAIEELMTLFQEERRAALDFLYVDHDPKVFDTAAEKTTDKLASMQGFMQQCRYEKKRTVIKQTLSKLPSIRQEILSGNLNGTEAVRFYTDGIIKHLIDIVALMTKQNSSDGFMAYFDIMNGIEYSALETDLTMAVMGEGIVTEDLFEVIMIIEGKAQSALDDFRRFADTLALNKLYSSYRNGDFVEMNIQKENFRNHIFKGTSDIFDLLSWNRTTKTHIRNLRLISDFEYDFLSTQLSREIGRYQMKLYQDVAMLLMPIMIVGLIAYFIFLDINVALRTMLNFLRNSRLDDTKKERFLLLKSPSELGQVYRQLFAFNTKINKQIKIIRQNYEYDALTALPNRVKLLSVLDKALKEKKEFTLLYIDIYNFSLINDSFGQVVGDIYLKEAAEVLKGLVKEVAKNPLMKLQVYRMGSDEFVIVCANQQYISRVVEALSNTYLVNYNGIAMPLTFTFGLANSSEKSTSSSILTQAELAVKDAVKHQQRYSVYDGDDSYKVKYKTNLEWVKRIKSAFERNQFATYFQPIVSTKDGSRVKFEVLVRLREEESDIVLPYEFLPVLQKMGLEKRLTKVIIDQSFELMHHCKNDISINMTRDDLDEDMLRYLETSLHLHKVDASSVSIELVETEELLQERYIKIIQRIKALGCKISIDDFGTGYSNFAYLTKIMPDFIKIDGSLIKDIDVNVQNRSIVEGIVDLAHSLDIKLIAEFVSTPQIYAIIQELGIEYAQGFYFGKAESCDVILEKEGKK, encoded by the coding sequence ATGACCGAGACCATACTCTACTTTCTGAGCCGTTTTAGTGTCAAATTTAAAGTCGGTTTTATCATCCTCTTCCTGATTACCGGGATTGTTTTTTGGAACCTTTCCTACATCTCGATGAACTACGATGCTTATGAACAAAAGATAAGCGTATCGGAGTCACTGGAGAAAGCGAGAGCGATTGAGGAGTTGATGACGCTCTTTCAGGAAGAGAGACGCGCCGCACTTGATTTTTTATATGTCGATCATGACCCGAAAGTATTTGACACTGCTGCTGAGAAGACAACAGACAAGCTTGCATCGATGCAGGGATTTATGCAGCAGTGCCGGTATGAGAAGAAGCGTACGGTTATCAAGCAGACCCTTTCCAAACTTCCTTCCATCCGTCAGGAGATCCTTTCCGGGAACCTGAACGGAACCGAAGCAGTCCGCTTCTATACGGATGGGATCATCAAACATCTTATCGATATTGTTGCCCTGATGACAAAGCAAAACAGCAGTGACGGGTTTATGGCCTATTTTGACATTATGAATGGTATTGAGTACAGTGCCCTGGAGACAGACCTGACGATGGCAGTGATGGGAGAGGGGATCGTCACTGAAGATCTTTTTGAAGTCATCATGATCATTGAGGGCAAAGCCCAAAGCGCGCTTGATGACTTCAGGCGTTTTGCTGATACTCTGGCTTTGAACAAGCTCTATTCAAGCTATCGTAACGGCGATTTTGTCGAGATGAATATTCAAAAAGAGAACTTCCGCAACCATATCTTTAAAGGAACCAGCGATATTTTTGACCTGCTATCCTGGAATCGTACGACCAAGACCCATATCCGAAATCTGCGGCTGATCTCTGATTTTGAGTATGATTTTCTTTCGACGCAGTTAAGCCGGGAGATCGGGCGTTATCAAATGAAGCTCTATCAGGATGTCGCGATGTTGCTCATGCCGATCATGATCGTTGGATTGATCGCCTATTTTATTTTTTTGGATATCAACGTAGCATTGCGGACAATGCTCAATTTTTTACGTAATAGCCGCTTGGACGATACGAAAAAAGAGCGGTTTCTGCTTTTGAAATCGCCCAGTGAACTCGGGCAGGTCTATCGGCAGCTCTTTGCTTTCAATACGAAGATCAACAAACAGATCAAGATCATCCGCCAAAACTATGAATATGATGCGTTGACCGCACTGCCAAATCGTGTTAAGTTGTTGAGCGTTCTGGACAAGGCTTTAAAAGAGAAAAAAGAGTTTACGCTGCTCTATATCGATATCTATAACTTTTCACTTATCAATGACTCTTTCGGACAAGTGGTCGGTGATATCTACCTGAAAGAGGCGGCTGAGGTACTGAAAGGACTGGTCAAGGAGGTGGCCAAGAATCCGTTGATGAAACTGCAGGTCTATCGCATGGGTTCGGACGAGTTTGTGATCGTATGTGCCAACCAGCAGTATATTTCGCGTGTTGTTGAAGCCTTGAGCAATACCTACCTGGTTAACTACAACGGCATCGCAATGCCGTTGACCTTTACCTTCGGACTGGCCAATAGCAGTGAGAAATCGACAAGCAGTTCCATTCTGACCCAGGCGGAATTAGCTGTTAAAGATGCTGTAAAACATCAGCAACGTTACAGTGTCTATGACGGGGATGACTCTTATAAAGTCAAATACAAGACAAACCTGGAATGGGTAAAACGCATTAAAAGTGCTTTTGAACGAAATCAATTTGCAACCTATTTTCAACCTATTGTCTCTACCAAAGATGGAAGTCGCGTTAAATTCGAAGTATTGGTCCGTCTGCGTGAAGAGGAGTCGGACATTGTTCTGCCTTATGAGTTTCTGCCTGTCTTGCAGAAGATGGGGCTTGAGAAACGGTTGACCAAGGTGATCATCGATCAAAGCTTTGAGCTCATGCACCATTGTAAAAATGATATCTCTATTAATATGACGCGTGATGATCTGGATGAAGACATGCTGCGTTATTTGGAGACCAGTCTGCATCTGCATAAGGTTGATGCATCCAGTGTTTCCATCGAACTGGTTGAAACGGAAGAGCTGCTGCAAGAACGGTATATCAAGATCATTCAAAGGATCAAAGCATTGGGATGCAAGATATCGATCGATGATTTTGGAACGGGTTATTCAAATTTTGCCTATCTTACAAAGATCATGCCCGATTTTATCAAGATAGACGGTTCTCTGATCAAAGATATTGATGTCAATGTCCAAAACCGTAGCATTGTCGAAGGGATAGTCGATCTGGCACACTCACTTGATATCAAATTGATCGCAGAATTCGTAAGTACGCCC
- the hemB gene encoding porphobilinogen synthase, whose translation MFQRFRRNRLNPHLRALVRETHVSKDDFIYPLFVRPGEGIKTEVASMPGVYQMSIDEAVKECEELKDLGLYSIILFGIPEVKDSVGSDALCEHGIIAEAVRAIKKAHPDMFVVTDLCFCEYTDHGHCGIIDHVHGTVDNDATLEISGKQALVHAKAGADMIAPSGMMDGIIETLRKALDEGGYENLPIMSYSTKFASGYYGPFRDVAESTPSFGDRGSYQMDPANRREAINESIADEMQGADILMVKPALAYLDIIRDIKENTRLPLAIYNVSGEYAMLKYAGEKGLIDYERVMMETMISFKRAGADIIISYHAKEVAKLLG comes from the coding sequence ATGTTCCAACGATTTCGTCGCAACCGTTTAAATCCCCATCTCCGCGCACTTGTACGTGAGACGCATGTCTCCAAAGATGATTTTATTTATCCTCTTTTCGTGCGTCCTGGAGAGGGGATCAAAACAGAGGTTGCGTCGATGCCGGGTGTCTATCAGATGAGTATCGACGAGGCAGTTAAAGAGTGTGAAGAGCTCAAAGATCTGGGACTTTACTCGATCATCCTTTTCGGTATTCCGGAGGTTAAAGACTCTGTCGGTTCAGATGCCCTCTGCGAACACGGGATCATTGCCGAAGCGGTCCGTGCCATTAAAAAGGCGCACCCAGACATGTTCGTCGTGACGGACCTCTGTTTTTGTGAATATACCGACCATGGCCACTGCGGGATCATCGACCATGTCCATGGAACGGTAGACAACGATGCCACCCTTGAGATCTCCGGCAAACAGGCTTTGGTCCATGCCAAGGCCGGTGCCGATATGATCGCACCGTCGGGGATGATGGACGGCATCATCGAGACACTGCGCAAAGCACTGGATGAAGGCGGTTATGAAAATCTGCCGATCATGAGCTATTCGACAAAATTCGCAAGCGGTTATTACGGTCCGTTCCGTGATGTGGCCGAGTCGACACCCTCTTTCGGTGACAGAGGTTCCTACCAGATGGATCCGGCCAACCGCCGTGAAGCGATCAATGAGAGTATTGCCGATGAGATGCAGGGTGCGGATATCCTTATGGTTAAACCGGCCCTTGCCTATCTCGACATCATCCGGGATATTAAAGAGAACACCCGTCTTCCATTGGCTATCTACAATGTCAGCGGTGAGTACGCGATGCTCAAATACGCGGGTGAGAAAGGGCTGATCGATTATGAACGTGTCATGATGGAGACGATGATCAGTTTCAAACGTGCCGGCGCAGATATCATCATCTCGTACCATGCCAAAGAAGTAGCGAAGCTTCTAGGATAA